A window of the Cryptococcus neoformans var. neoformans B-3501A chromosome 9, whole genome shotgun sequence genome harbors these coding sequences:
- a CDS encoding hypothetical protein (Match to EST gb|CF191297.1|CF191297), producing the protein MDLSNLNASLDPDVADAERDIGDKFRAAAASITSLYRSSLAVTKQGYNAGYSTALKDMLSMVQSSIGEGQDSAQTLSRLMDWADARQAAISVFAADEAEDTPPPRPRSNPISRQSHLAPNRPSSAPAFDRSGANSNANSMSVFIGNSVEGSDGQSESSTPHRLMDTTTYQPTPNMLSSPLNYPSGQPNPSTMASTAGSLSQSSLLVPTTKPSRGQPIRYANPAPSHSSQSTNPSSSSLTSSTFNPSLPSLPIISTSAPLAFSSSGPAQNYPIGSKRPIVENMDVEIPSDGSNAFGPCPSFNSNPGLGLVRAQSQRSVKRRSMGLRDGGKEGKDEEEKGGGGGGKKGGRRHGHGHGGASAGV; encoded by the exons ATGGACCTTTCCAACCTCAATGCCAGTCTGGATCCAGATGTTGCGGATGCAGAGAGGGATATTGGGGACAAATTTAGAG CTGCCGCCGCATCTATCACAAGCTTGTATAGGAGTTCTTTAGCTGTTACAAAG CAAGGATACAATGCAGGATATTCGACAGCTTT GAAGGATATGCTTTCTATGGTGCAATCTTCTATAGGCGAAGGACAGGACTCGGCACAGACTTTAAGTCGGTTAATGGACTGGGCAGATGCTCGTCAA GCTGCTATATCGGTATTCGCTGCCGACGAAGCTGAAGACacaccacctcctcgtcctaGGTCGAATCCCATTAGTCGGCAATCCCATCTCGCCCCTAATCGTCCATCATCTGCTCCTGCTTTCGATCGTTCCGGCGCTAACTCCAACGCGAACAGTATGAGTGTCTTCATAGGGAATAGTGTCGAAGGCTCAGACGGTCAAAGTGAAAGTTCAACTCCTCATCGACTTATGGACACCACAACGTACCAGCCAACGCCAAACATGCTTTCATCACCCCTTAATTATCCTTCCGGCCAACCAAACCCTTCCACCATGGCATCTACCGCTGGGTCTTTGAGCCAATCATCTTTGCTTGTTCCCACCACTAAACCCTCCCGAGGTCAACCCATTCGATACGCAAACCCCGCCCCTTCACATTCTTCCCAGTCCACCAacccctcttcttcctccttaACTTCAAGTACATTCAatccctccctcccttcGCTTCCCATAATTTCCACTTCCGCCCCGCTAGCTTTCTCATCGTCTGGTCCGGCACAGAACTACCCGATAGGCAGTAAACGCCCCATTGTCGAAAACATGGACGTTGAAATCCCTTCCGATGGTAGTAACGCGTTCGGTCCGTGTCCGTCTTTCAACTCAAACCCAGGTTTAGGATTGGTCAGGGCGCAATCTCAGAGGTCCGTGAAGAGACGGAGTATGGGTCTGAGAGACGGcgggaaggaaggcaaagatgaggaggagaaaggtggtggtggaggtggcaAAAAGGGCGGGAGAAGACATGGACATGGACATGGAGGCGCAAGCGCGGGCGTTTGA
- a CDS encoding hypothetical protein (HMMPfam hit to Barren, Barren protein, score: -0.2, E(): 9.3e-12): MAVLHSKRPRMPANSQGIHQQTCINDDAAEKAKRRKSAHFHTVPDHTSISNENENPKNQAGKRVISGLAIQQQGLIQKRGKRLSAVEPNMPEVRIEVKENKYEEWMKLATDNKITANNTWSFALIDYFADLTLLRNGPDDQSINFQKASCTLDGCVKIWTSRVDSVATETGKLLSGLAGGSAETGEDDGSEGEEDEAGEPKTTRKTVRSEATLAKSFAQLQIKKFDLEFTVDPLFKKTSADFDEGGAMGLLMNHLSVDNKLREVFDAGDAVADEQDLDEEEEEGGGGMIDEVVQLEKLRTSIKRELTRVTEDYIPITKFLADYSINPSLASFHFSSDSSTGNDNDPAIILGLKDSFPVDEYDHYDIPMATADDYNPMDPASNRRSGEGYDFFGSEDYDAVPAYGDGGFDEDGASMMGDPEDGLSAPFHNPANSNGGSLALLGPGSSHLGPFDPHRQGQGHEIVLTLGEGGDIGSGGMFEYFDKGFGKSWAGAEHWRLRKVSRKDMATAGTITTTNSKTKVDKTPFAIDFHTPMVTSLTSSTQALFTPASNKSSITLPSTFAPTRTKNGKAVSGQRQLREERLLPDDMHFSSHQLLRLFLKPQFSLKMRPGGRNVGGMGGMIGADGEIDENFWAAAAKEREGGECAGDEFGSAPAPFESQFFQDDDDYGDMDNDVDFGPIQPNVPVLCGPGEEEDDLWAGTQMELKKARPENVNFTKKAKRVDVKRLKDDIWTGLKDLVPYSDKAGDTDTDDEDSTPSTPPEPSDSEPVKTFSSIIQSLRSTYPPQKMSEISTSFCFICLLHLANEEGLRIESARGDGKEGEDVGCVGIAPVGEDGEVVLGEGLNALLGMLGAGRGGSEGMESTSEGVKKDRVIGELEALKVYKVRLFFF, translated from the exons ATGGCTGTACTCCACAGTAAGCGCCCTCGTATGCCAGCCAACTCTCAAGGCATCCATCAACAAACATGCATCAACGACGACGCAGcagaaaaggcaaagcgGCGCAAATCGGCGCATTTCCATACTGTCCCAGACCATACCAGTATCAGCAACGAGAACGAGAACCCAAAGAACCAAGCCGGGAAGAGGGTAATATCTGGGCTTGCTATCCAGCAACAAGGATTGATCCAAAAGCGCGGGAAGAGGTTGTCTGCGGTGGAACCCAATATGCCGGAAGTTCGAATCGAGGTCAAGGAGAACAAGTACGAGGAATGGATGAAGCTTGCAACTGATAAT AAAATAACTGCCAACAATACGTGGAGTTTTGCCCTTATCGACTACTTTGCCGATCTCACCCTTCTCCGAAATGGCCCTGATGATCAGAGTATTAACTTTCAGAAAGCGAGTTGCACATTGGATGGGTGTGTGAAGATATGGACATCCAGAGTGGATAGTGTGGCCACAGAAACGGGGAAGTTGTTGAGCGGTTTGGCGGGAGGCAGTG CTGAGACaggggaggatgatggttcagaaggcgaggaggatgaggccgGAGAGCCAAAAACAACTAGAAAG ACCGTCCGTTCTGAAGCTACTCTTGCAAAGTCGTTCGCCCAGCTTCAAATTAAAAAGTTCGATCTCGAATTCACCGTCGATCCGCTCTTCAAAAAGACTTCCGCGGATTTTGACGAAGGTGGTGCGATGGGCTTGCTGATGAACCATTTAAGTGTGGATAACAAATTGAGGGAAGTGTTTGATGCCGGTGATGCGGTGGCAGATGAACAGGAtctggatgaggaagaagaagaggggggTGGAGGGATGATTGATGAGGTTGTGCAGCTGGAAAAATTACGAA CTTCTATCAAACGAGAGCTGACGAGGGTTACTGAAGATTACATTCCTATCACCAAATTCCTCGCCGACTACTCTATCAACCCCTCTCTCGCCTCGTTCCACTTTAGTTCTGACTCTTCAACCGGAAACGACAATGACCCCGCCATCATTCTTGGGCTCAAAGACTCTTTCCCCGTTGACGAATATGATCATTATGATATCCCAATGGCGACAGCGGATGACTACAATCCGATGGACCCGGCATCCAACCGAAGGAGTGGGGAGGGGTATGATTTCTTTGGAAGTGAGGATTATGATGCTGTACCAGCCTATGGGGATGGCGGTttcgatgaagatggtgcGAGTATGATGGGTGATCCTGAGGACGGCCTCTCCGCTCCTTTTCACAACCCTGCGAACAGTAACGGAGGCTCCCTTGCGCTCCTTGGTCCAGGGTCTTCTCATTTGGGCCCCTTTGATCCCCACCGCCAAGGTCAAGGCCACGAAATTGTGCTCACtttgggagaagggggTGATATCGGGTCAGGAGGGATGTTTGAATACTTTGATAAAGGATTCGGGAAGAGTTGGGCTGGCGCAGAACATTGGAGATTAAGGAAGGTCTCTAGAAAGG ATATGGCTACTGCCGGGACAATTACCACTACAAACTCAAAAACCAAGGTTGACAAGACCCCCTTCGCAATCGATTTCCACACTCCTATGGTTACTTCCCTTACCTCCTCTACACAAGCGCTCTTCACCCCCGCGTCTAATAAATCGTCTATCACCCTCCCGTCGACTTTTGCCCCCACTAGAACAAAGAACGGCAAGGCAGTGTCGGGCCAGCGTCAGCTTAGGGAAGAGCGCCTTTTACCGGACGACATGCATTTTAGCAGTCACCAGCTTTTGAGGCTGTTTTTGAAGCCCCAATTCTCCTTGAAGATGCGGCCAGGTGGTAGAAACGTGGGAGGAATGGGGGGGATGATAGGTGCAGATGGGGAGATTGATGAGAATTTCTGGGCGGCCGCTgcaaaagagagagagggaggtGAATGTGCTGGGGATG AATTTGGTTCTGCTCCTGCACCATTTGAATCCCAGTTCTTCcaagacgacgatgattACGGTGACATGGATAATGACGTCGACTTTGGGCCTATCCAACCTAATGTTCCTGTCCTCTGCGGCCCcggtgaagaggaagacgatcTCTGGGCAGGCACGCAAATGGAATTGAAAAAGGCTCGTCCGGAGAACGTCAATTTTacgaagaaggcgaaaagaGTGGATgtgaagaggttgaaggatgaCATCTGGACGGGTTTGAAAGATCTTGTACCTTATTCCGATAAAGCTGGTGATACAGATaccgacgatgaggatTCCACCCCTTCCACACCTCCTGAACCTTCCGATTCCGAACCGGTCAAGACATTCTCCTCCATTATCCAATCTCTTCGCTCAACTTACCCACCTCAGAAAATGTCTGAAATCTCGACATCATTTTGTTTCATTTGTCTGTTACATCTGGCGAATGAGGAAGGGTTGCGAATCGAGAGTGCGAGAGGGGAcggaaaggaaggggaagatgtgGGCTGCGTGGGAATAGCGCCAGTGGGAGAAGACGGGGAGGTTGTTTTGGGCGAGGGATTAAATGCTTTGCTGGGGATGTTGGGCGCTGGTAGAGGTGGGTCGGAAGGAATGGAAAGCACAAGTGAGGgagtgaagaaggataggGTGATTGGCGAGTTGGAGGCATTGAAGGTGTACAAGGTgcgccttttcttcttttga
- a CDS encoding hypothetical protein (HMMPfam hit to TP_methylase, Tetrapyrrole (Corrin/Porphyrin) Methylases, score: 196.1, E(): 6.8e-56) — MSPPASPPPLWISLWMLFTTLIVSWDAGYCLMRPRSLPGGDLSWIWKPYNDFPYGEIDYLYGWKAFNEEDGFTAAQALLNVVEIFLAIGYLYLQHISPRDKPLHAVAPLIGFAGTVMTASKTILYFLQEYFCGWCNVGHNDRRTFWMVWVIPNGTWIILPTIVSIVLGRYIAVALKRDAVYSPVSTSLLRAEFLAEKLASTLTEEPTQLPAALPLTFHPRTLSVLIVGSNRLAASRALTFLEADAKVFLLTSSEEVAKEVKELEEGGRVSLLQNTASDSVAWSELLTKHDISLACVTDTLISTPSRRSLASATIIYQTCLSLHIPVNISDQPHFSTYTFPSVHRFAGADGPSHLQVAVSTNGQGCRMSGRIKREIVSRLPADISEEDDGPLNTPVPQLPTPSISRRNSEEVTQQLSDEEQQLRRMRWVYQMSEYYSFEHLAKISNEEMDKALDIWGQRNEGYLPHHDVKTVNASEKKGRILLIGSGPGHPGLLTMAAHTALRTATLILSDKLVPAEILALIPDSTKLHIAKKFPGNAEGAQNEMMELALEGAQRGETVVRLKQGDPFVYGRGGEEVLYFRQHGFESTVIPGISSALAAPLMMGIPVTQRGVAESLVLCTGVGRQGKAVQLPGYVKSRTLVMLMGVARISQIIEVLTSTTATTASGRDGAAYPPHLPIAVIERASSPDQRVILSTLEKIQPALKQVDERPPGMMLVGWAALALEGKGRVDVLDRSEDDEFEMVESWLAEGQEGEIKGWKVREGLNDEWRGILNGII, encoded by the exons ATGAGCCCCCCAGCCTCCCCGCCACCCCTCTGGATATCACTCTGGATGCTTTTCACGACTCTTATCGTCTCGTGGG ATGCCGGATACTGTCTCATGAGACCACGAAGCTTGCCTGGCGGCGATCTTTCTTGGATATGGAAACCTTACAA CGACTTTCCTTATGGCGAA ATCGACTATCTCTATGGGTGGAAAGCTTtcaacgaagaagatggatttACAGCTGCCCAAG CCCTTCTTAACGTCGTTGAAatcttcctcgccatcgGTTACCTCTATCTCCAGCACATTTCCCCTCGAGACAAGCCCTTGCACGCCGTAGCGCCATTAATAGGATTTGCTGGAACTGTTATGACTGCCTCAAAGACAATTTTATACTTCCTTCAGG AATACTTCTGTGGCTGGTGCAATGTTGGTCACAATGACAGGCGGACATTTTGGATGGTTTGGGTTATCCCCAACGGGACATGGATTATTCTCCCTACAATCGTATCTATTGTCCTCGGCCGATACATTGCCGTTGCTCTAAAACGTGATGCCGTCTACTCTCCGGTCTCCACCTCCCTGCTGCGCGCTGAATTTCTCGCCGAGAAATTAGCTTCCACACTTACCGAAGAACCGACCCAACTCCCTGCTGCCCTTCCACTCACTTTCCACCCTCGCACCTTGTCTGTCCTTATTGTCGGTTCCAATCGCCTCGCCGCTAGTCGAGCGCTTACTTTCCTCGAAGCCGACGCCAAGGTTTTCCTTCTCACGTCGTCTGAAGAGGTGGCTAAGGAGGTcaaggagcttgaagaggGTGGTCGGGtttccctcctccagaATACAGCCTCAGATTCTGTCGCCTGGTCAGAACTCCTTACAAAGCATGACATTTCTCTCGCATGCGTTACCGATaccctcatctccactcCTTCTCGACGCTCCCTCGCTTCCGCGACAATCATCTACCAAACCTGCTTGTCGCTTCACATCCCTGTCAACATCTCTGACCAGCCTCATTTCTCCACTTACACTTTCCCCTCTGTACACCGTTTCGCAGGTGCCGATGGCCCTTCGCACTTGCAAGTGGCAGTATCGACTAACGGTCAAGGCTGTCGAATGAGCGGAAGGATAAAGCGAGAGATTGTCAGCAGACTACCTGCAGAT ATctcggaagaagacgacggaCCTCTCAATACGCCCGTACCCCAACTCCCTACCCCATCCATTTCTCGCCGCAACTCTGAAGAAGTCACCCAGCAGCTGAGCGACGAGGAGCAACAActgagaaggatgagatgggtgTACCAGATGTCAGAGTACTACAGCTTTGAACATCTTGCGAAAATTTCaaatgaagagatggacaAGGCTTTAGATATTTGGGGCCAGCGAAACGAAGGCTACCTTCCTCACCACGACGTGAAGACAGTTAACGCTtcagagaagaaaggcCGTATCCTCCTTATCGGTTCCGGTCCTGGTCACCCTGGTTTACTCACGATGGCCGCCCACACCGCACTCCGCACAGCCaccctcatcctttccgaCAAACTCGTCCCCGCCGAGATCCTTGCACTTATCCCGGACTCTACCAAACTCCACATTGCAAAGAAATTCCCCGGTAACGCCGAAGGCGCCCAGAATGAAATGATGGAACTTGCTCTCGAAGGTGCACAAAGGGGTGAGACAGTGGTCAGGCTGAAACAGGGTGATCCATTCGTATATGGGCGTGGTGGTGAAGAAGTGCTCTACTTCCGACAGCACGGGTTTGAATCAACTGTTATCCCAGGTATCTCCTCCGCTCTCGCCGCGCCGCTCATGATGGGTATCCCCGTCACTCAACGAGGCGTCGCGGAATCTCTTGTCCTCTGTACTGGTGTGGGAAGGCAAGGGAAAGCTGTTCAGCTACCAGGCTATGTCAAATCTAGAACTCTCGTTATGCTCATGGGTGTTGCGCGTATTTCTCAAATCATCGAGGTCCTCACGTCCACTACTGCCACTACTGCCAGCGGACGTGATGGCGCTGCTTACCCGCCCCACTTGCCGATCGCCGTTATTGAACGCGCGTCCTCTCCTGATCAGCGAGTAATTCTCTCGACGCTTGAGAAGATTCAGCCGGCGTTGAAGCAGGTGGATGAGAGACCGCCAGGGATGATGCTTGTGGGCTGGGCAGCGTTAGCTTtagaagggaaggggagggtgGACGTACTTGACAGgtcggaagatgatgagtttgagatggtggagagcTGGTTAGCGGAGGGACAGGAGGGTGAAATaaagggatggaaggttAGGGAGGGTTTGAACGACGAATGGAGAGGGATTTTGAATGGGATCATATAG
- a CDS encoding hypothetical protein (HMMPfam hit to DUF21, Domain of unknown function DUF21, score: 142.3, E(): 1e-39) → MAEDNHNEPPPPNIPTPTFPQSKTINTAFARSPTTDSEIEPADEEEGDHRPFNPRTSTTDEHQTLFYQDASHFNVEHHVGRVCRSFAPLALLAIIALAFIPVASATDLDPYTSCPALPQKSTPILSTTGYVFNHVVRFIGLDDSFVGQHLANVKRNLDNTSIIEACMVPVLVLLSGMFAGLTLGYFSVDQTQLQVLAISGTPKHQEYARLIMPVRKNSHLLLTTLILGNMIVNEALPVVMDGLLSGVVSVVVSTAMVVIFAEIIPQSICSRYGLLIGARMAWPVRIMIWIAYPIAWPIAKLLEWVLGAHHGIIYRRGELRELIKMHAAGGEGGGDLDFDTVQITQGALDLARKTVKDSMTAIEQVFMLPIEAKLDYETLGHVVRSGHSRIPVYQMVEVPDIDLSAPTLGPTKTKMVKKVLGSLLVKSCVLLDPEDATPLASIPINAIPSIPFDEPLTNMLNVFQEGRSHMAIVSRRVRRVGPVDPEDAQSAMTAAAGGLRQRFFRRVAGISGNRSFSDGDSSASGEEDLEKGEGGKKKKRRRKNAEKHDRAGSCSSDNHTIVRPISSDDDGLTEADEIKRMAKEQQEAEMKQQRGKDSKKGSLVQAAKLTQLEQSVPADAQLSNDAVENFFDGLEGAPLGIITLEDVLEELIGEEIYDEYDEHGVPRSAASAFVPLEAMLAARKAALARQELAIAQSTPIPPVSDADVEQVVAAPTPGAGRRVKAKIQIPKFSLKKPVSQPGRPRTERLAANETPAATPPADPPCYTNKPDEKSTYSAQIITIPGELDEPPLACAQSDSRLVNRRLSTPLDSGATATPSPQPQYSLSVPGPASAVPTRLLPAGGTVSTPAVIPASHQPSLLNEAIFIGRERKRMAASHPGQVRSQSSGPTVSSKQPTPPISVYDFGIQAAGVNGERVEGQEIVSPRPIAAQQKKIPKFKSVPTPVATPSFGFDPSAESKSSSREEKE, encoded by the exons ATGGCCGAAGATAATCATAACGAACCTCCGCCGCCCAATATACCGACGCCTACTTTCCCACAATCAAAAACAATAAACACAGCTTTCGCACGCTCACCCACTACCGATAGTGAGATCGAGCCTgctgacgaggaagaaggagatcATAGACCCTTCAACCCACGTACTTCCACTACTGACGAGCATCAAACGCTCTTCTATCAAGACGCAAGTCACTTTAATGTTGAGCATCATGTCGGTCGAGTTTGCCGCAGTTTTGCGCCACTCGCACTCCTCGCCATCATCGCGCTTGCATTCATTCCTGTTGCATCTGCTACCGACCTAGATCCCTACACTTCATGTCCAGCACTTCCTCAGAAGAGTACTCCTATTCTCTCTACCACCGGTTACGTTTTCAACCATGTTGTAAGGTTTATCGGCCTTGACGACAGTTTCGTCGGCCAGCACCTCGCAAATGTCAAGAGGAATCTCGACAACACGAGTATAATTGAAGCTTGTATGGTACCTGTGCTCGTATTGTTGAGTGGCATGTTTGCGGGTTTGACTCTTGG TTACTTTTCTGTGGATCAGACTCAGCTGCAAGTGCTTGCTATTTCAGGAACACCTAAGCACCAAGAGTATGCTAGGCTTATCATGCCAGTCCG AAAAAATTCACACTTGCTTCTTACCACTCTAATTCTCGGTAACATGATTGTTAACGAGGCACTGCCTGTTGTCATGGACGGTCTTTTGAGCGGTGTTGTATCCGTCGTCGTCAGTACCGCAATGGTTGTCAT TTTTGCCGAGATCATCCCTCAATCAATTTGTTCCCGGTATGGTCTCCTCATTGGTGCTCGTATGGCCTGGCCAGTCCGTATCATGATTTGGATCGCTTATCCCATTGCATGGCCAATCGCCAAACTCCTGGAATGGGTTCTTGGTGCGCATCACGGAATCATCTACCGCCGAGGCGAACTTCGCGAACTCATCAAGATGCATGCCGCGGGCGGTGAAGGTGGTGGCGACTTGGATTTTGATACTGTACAGATCACTCAAGGCGCTTTGGACCTTGCTCGAAAGACGGTTAAGGATTCCATGACTGCCATTGAGCAAGTGTTTATGCTTCCTATCGAGGCAAAGCTCGACTATGAGACATTGGGGCATGTTGTGAGGTCTGGCCACTCGCGTATTCCGGTCTACCAGATGGTCGAAGTTCCTGATATTGATCTTTCGGCTCCTACTCTTGGTCCCACTAAGACAAAGATGGTTAAGAAAGTTTTGGGCAGTTTGCTTGTCAAGAGCTGTGTTCTGCTGGATCCTGAAG ACGCTACTCCTCTTGCTTCTATCCCCATCAACGCCATCCCTTCTATCCCATTCGATGAGCCCTTGACCAACATGCTCAACGTCTTCCAAGAAGGTCGCTCACATATGGCCATTGTCTCTCGTCGTGTACGCCGTGTGGGGCCTGTCGATCCCGAAGATGCCCAGTCTGCCATGACCGCTGCTGCCGGTGGCCTTCGTCAACGATTCTTCCGAAGGGTTGCTGGAATCTCTGGTAATCGATCATTCTCTGATGGCGactcttctgcttctggagaagaagacctCGAAAAGggcgaaggagggaagaaaaagaagcgAAGGCGCAAGAACGCTGAGAAACATGATCGGGCTGGTAGTTGTAGTTCTGACAATCACACTATCGTTAGACCCATTTCTAGTGACGATGACGGGCTTACGGAAGCCGATGAAATTAAGCGTATGGCAAAGGAACAGCAAGAAGCAGAAATGAAGCAGCAGCGCGGGAAAGACAGCAAAAAGGGATCCCTCGTTCAGGCCGCGAAGTTGACTCAGCTCGAGCAAAGTGTCCCTGCCGATGCTCAATTGTCTAACGACGCTGTGGAAAACTTCTTCGATGGTTTGGAAGGCGCACCATTGGGTATCATCACGCTTGAGGATGTCTTGGAAGAGCttattggagaagaaattTATGACGA GTACGACGAACATGGAGTGCCTCGTTCAGCAGCATCCGCTTTCGTCCCTCTTGAAGCTATGCTTGCTGCTCGAAAAGCTGCTCTCGCCCGTCAAGAACTCGCTATTGCCCAATCTACCCCAATTCCTCCAGTCAGCGATGCCGATGTTGAGCAAGTTGTTGCCGCACCTACTCCTGGTGCCGGTCGACGGGTCAAGGCGAAGATTCAGATCCCCAAGTTTTCGTTGAAGAAACCCGTTTCTCAACCCGGCAGGCCTAGAACTGAGCGTTTGGCTGCTAATGAAACGCCTGCCGCTACTCCCCCAGCTGATCCACCTTGTTATACCAATAAACCCGACGAGAAGTCCACATACAGCGCTCAAATTATCACAATCCCTGGTGAATTGGATGAACCGCCTTTAGCTTGTGCACAGTCAGATAGCAGGCTTGTTAACCGCCGTCTCTCTACTCCACTTGATTCTGGTGCTACCGCCACTCCTTCACCTCAGCCCCAGTATAGCTTATCAGTCCCAGGCCCTGCATCTGCTGTACCCACTCGTCTCCTTCCTGCTGGAGGGACTGTTTCAACCCCAGCTGTCATACCTGCATCACATCAACCGAGCTTGTTGAACGAAGCAATCTTCATTGGGCGTGAGCGAAAGCGTATGGCCGCTTCCCACCCTGGTCAGGTACGAAGCCAAAGTTCTGGTCCTACCGTATCTTCTAAGCAACCTACCCCTCCGATTTCAGTTTATGATTTTGGTATTCAAGCGGCGGGAGTGAATGGAGAGAGAGTTGAAGGACAAGAGATTGTATCTCCCCGGCCGATAGCAGCgcaacagaagaagatccCCAAGTTCAAGAGTGTACCCACGCCTGTTGCTACTCCCTCTTTTGGCTTCGATCCATCAGCCGAAAGCAAGAGTAGCAGTcgggaggaaaaggagtaA
- a CDS encoding hypothetical protein (HMMPfam hit to Pex2_Pex12, Pex2 / Pex12 amino terminal region, score: 66.5, E(): 7.1e-17), which yields MAQPVFPERPVPDVNAPSLFDLLAQEQLRDLFHPVFRYILSYLAQRYPRYFLRLLNHHEEAFALLLLILEKHHLEHHNASLSEHFYGLRLVPSRAFSLSRLGSLSQSQLNISPTTTNLTRKQRWGILVFIVGLPYVRARAQDYFERLSGIGNDEIQRDEDGEVRIQSLSKSQHIFKLLYPYFNLLLDISFLGYDIAYLFSKTTYWRPWYLLLNLHISRARFPSPPSPLDTTTFSSRSALSSFSLPPLLPPLLLALKLSQWWYSPSSPRALSPLSRSGSGLQGGRGISVAEVHKGILPPRAVNILSSVSIFPFSRKQSSSDADNEDEEHKRNGERTEIHIPPAKFGICPLCNKAWANPAILPSGWVICWKCGWNAVEGEKECHDEQSEDKPREEEEVSEREKEGSSYETGKSTDDREKKTERKGRCPITGIYVPPGGLRRILV from the exons ATGGCCCAGCCTGTATTTCCAGAGCGACCGGTACCAGACGTCAATGCTCCATCCCTCTTTGACTTGCTTGCCCAAGAACAGTTGCGagatctcttccatcccgtCTTCCGATACATCCTCTCGTATCTGGCTCAACGGTACCCTAGATATTTTTTAAGACTACTAAATCATCACGAAGAGGCTTTTGCTCTTCTGCTTTTGATTCTCGAAAAACATCACCTCGAGCATCATA ACGCATCGCTATCCGAACACTTTTACGGACTCCGTCTAGTCCCTTCTCGTGCATTCTCTTTGTCTCGTCTTGGCAGTCTTTCCCAAAGCCAGCTCAACATCTCGCCCACGACAACTAACCTGACCCGTAAGCAGCGGTGGGGAATTCTCGTCTTCATTGTGGGACTGCCTTACGTCAGAGCGAGAGCGCAGGATTATTTTGAACGGCTTTCGGGGATTGGGAATGATGAGATTCAGcgcgatgaagatggtgaagtGAGGATTCAGTCGCTAAGCAAG TCCCAACACATATTTAAGCTCCTTTACCCATAtttcaacctcctcctcgacaTTTCATTTCTGGGGTATGACATAGCTTATTTGTTCTCCAAAACAACTTATTGGCGCCCATGGtaccttctcctcaacctccatATTTCACGCGCTCgcttcccatctcctccttctcccttggATACCAccactttctcttccagATCGGCcctctcatctttctctctcccaccacttcttccgcctctgctCCTCGCCCTCAAACTTTCTCAATGGTGGtattctccctcttctcctaGAGCCCTCTCACCACTGTCTCGTTCTGGATCCGGCCTACagggtggaagagggataTCAGTGGCAGAGGTACATAAAGGCATTCTACCCCCTCGAGCGGTGAACATTCTCTCTTCAGTCTCCATTTTCCCATTTTCCCGCAAGCAAAGTAGCAGCGATGCCGACaatgaagacgaagagcaCAAACGCAACGGGGAACGTACCGAAATACACATTCCTCCAGCGAAATTCGGTATATGCCCGTTGTGCAATAAAGCATGGGCAAACCCCGCGATCTTACCGAGTGGTTGGGTAATTTGTTGGAAATGTGGGTGGAACGCTGTGGAGGGCGAGAAAGAGTGTCATGACGAGCAGAGCGAAGATAAGCCtcgagaggaagaagaggtgagtGAGcgtgaaaaggaaggaagcagTTATGAGACAGGAAAAAGTACGGATGacagagagaagaagacggagaggaaaggaagatgtCCCATCACGGGCATATACGTGCCTCCTGGCGGATTAAGAAGGATCTTAGTCTGA